One window from the genome of Salvia splendens isolate huo1 chromosome 9, SspV2, whole genome shotgun sequence encodes:
- the LOC121747407 gene encoding uncharacterized protein LOC121747407, with the protein MASTSFLQTFHPLGNIKSNSRLSSSRRAGVIRVRAMKGEGGKAGRVVDENMIVLRKRIHEMKVMEADCELPREWMEWERRVVYMGYDAIICDAVGHLQSYLMDTRPSFALPMLVLLAFSVPTSTALVLYNLMAVVSGIHLG; encoded by the coding sequence ATGGCATCAACTTCGTTCCTACAAACTTTCCACCCTTTAGGTAATATAAAATCGAACTCGAGGCTGAGTTCGAGTAGAAGGGCGGGCGTGATAAGGGTCCGTGCGATGAAGGGAGAAGGCGGCAAGGCTGGGAGAGTGGTGGACGAGAACATGATCGTGTTGCGAAAGAGGATCCACGAGATGAAGGTGATGGAGGCTGATTGCGAGCTGCCGAGAGAATGGATGGAGTGGGAGAGGCGGGTGGTCTATATGGGCTACGATGCGATCATCTGCGACGCGGTGGGCCATCTGCAGTCTTATTTGATGGACACGAGGCCCAGCTTTGCGCTTCCCATGCTTGTACTTCTCGCATTCAGCGTGCCCACCTCCACGGCTCTGGTCTTGTACAATTTGATGGCTGTTGTCTCTGGGATTCATTTGGGCTAA
- the LOC121746960 gene encoding uncharacterized protein LOC121746960 — protein MAFLFQKFQEAVKVLAKSPTFAKQGRQLQFEADMNKLFLFTSYNRLGKNAEEADADEIIEMASKANLEEQQKQVQENIHEQISTFCKYMDDILRPDPRMSNTPNSSPEAKTAPRRSGLGLAVGRTTPMDRNPSMAVPETKMIKRCEVSQNLKDLLDYTLEIKPSQIQHKDAGQGLFLDGEADVGAVIAFYPGITYSPAYYRYIPGYPRVDLENPYLITRYDGTVINAQPWGTGGEARELWNGSGSPQAGLNAEGGLDGSDRMWKLLSKPLDGSKAGGTGAVLERRHPLAFAHFANHPSKDLFPNVMVCPYDFPLTEQNMRTYIPNVPFGGGQEVSMKKFGTFWFKSWKSSSTVADVPVIRSLVLVATRAISNEEILLNYRLSNAKRRPSWYTPVDEDEDRRRWS, from the exons ATGGCATTTCTATTTCAGAAGTTTCAAGAG GCAGTCAAGGTGCTTGCGAAAAGTCCTACGTTTGCTAAGCAAGGAAGGCAACTTCAATTTGAAGCGGATATGAACAAACTTTTCCTTTTTACAAG CTACAACCGCTTGGGTAAAAATGCAGAAGAAGCTGATGCAGATGAAATCATTGAGATGGCAAGTAAAGCCAATCTGGAAGAGCAACAGAAGCAAGTTCAAGAAAACATTCACGAACAAATAAGTACTTTCTGCAAGTATATGGATGACATTCTTCGTCCTGATCCACGGATGTCGAACACTCCTAACTCATCACCGGAAGCAAAAACTGCCCCTCGACGTAGTGGTCTAGGTCTTGCTGTCGGCAGGACCACGCCAATGGATCGTAATCCCA GCATGGCTGTGCCAGAAACGAAGATGATAAAGCGTTGTGAGGTTTCACAAAATCTGAAGGATCTCCTTGACTACACTCTTGAAATCAAGCCGTCTCAAATTCAACACAAGGATGCTGGCCAAGGTTTGTTTCTGGATGGTGAAGCTGATGTGGGAGCTGTAATAGCTTTTTACCCTGGCATCACATACTCGCCGGCATATTACAGATACATTCCCGGGTACCCCAGAGTTGATTTAGAGAACCCTTATTTGATCACAAGATATGATGGAACAGTGATAAACGCGCAGCCATGGGGTACTGGTGGTGAAGCTCGTGAATTGTGGAACGGGTCAGGTTCTCCACAGGCTGGGTTGAATGCTGAAGGTGGTTTAGATGGCTCGGATCGGATGTGGAAGCTGCTCAGTAAACCACTAGATGGCTCCAAAGCTGGGGGTACAGGAGCTGTTCTCGAAAGGAGACATCCACTTGCTTTCGCTCATTTCGCCAACCATCCATCAAAGGATTTGTTCCCTAATGTAATGGTATGCCCCTATGACTTCCCTCTAACGGAGCAGAATATGAGAACCTACATCCCAAATGTCCCGTTTGGGGGCGGGCAAGAAGTAAGTATGAAGAAGTTTGGAACCTTTTGGTTCAAGTCATGGAAATCAAGCAGCACCGTTGCAGATGTTCCTGTTATCAGGAGTCTGGTTCTAGTGGCGACAAGGGCCATCTCGAATGAAGAGATTCTCCTCAACTATAGGTTGAGCAACGCGAAGCGCCGGCCTTCGTGGTATACCCCTGTCGACGAGGATGAGGATCGAAGAAGATGGAGCTAA